The Candidatus Neomarinimicrobiota bacterium region AAAAGGCAGAAAAAACTCTGCCTTTTTTTATTGTTCGTATCAGAAAATAATAATCAGAAATATTTATTCCGGTAGTCATGAACTTCAGCCTTTTCCCTGAGTTTTGCGAGAAAGGCTTCAATCACTGTCGTTTCTTTTTCTCTCCGGAGCCGCTGTCTGATGGATTCCTGCTGAATCCGAAATCCTTTTTCATCAAAGGCACTTTTTTTCATCACCTGAATGAGGGTATATCCACGGGATGTTTTGACAGGTCCCACAATTTCATTCAGCGCGGCCATGCGGACAAGTTCATCAAACACCGGATTATTCCTGAACTGTACCGGCGGGTTTTTTAACGTGATTGCTTCTTCACTGCCGAAAACCGTCAGGGGATTCTCATCTTTCAAATCGTAGAGATTTCCCTCTAATTCAGTAAGTTCCATAGCTATTTGACGGCTGAGTTCATCTTTCTTTTTCTGCCGGAGTTGCCGTTCAAGGGTAGGTTTGAGTTCACTGAAGGATTGATATGATTCCGGTTTTTCCTCGATAATTTGCGCGACAATAATTTTATCCTGTGTCTCAAAAGGTTGTTCTGTAATTGCACCGACTTTATTCCGGAAAGCCCACCGGGTCAAATCGGGGACAAATCCAAGTCCCGGATAATAATAGTTATCCTCTGTAACTCCCATGTGTGTCGTATCTGCTTGAAGCTTATAATAGTTCAAAGCTTTCTCAAAACCCTGGTCTTCCGCGTCAAAGGTAAAAATCCGGGCTTCGGAAGCAAGATTATCCAGTGTATTGGGCCCCACATCCACTTTCAGTAGAATATGGGAAACCTTCACCTGGGGTTCGCCATTTTCCACCTTCCGGTCATCAACCCGAATTAAATGATATCCGAAACGGGTTTCAACGGGTCCGACCACCTTATGAAGGGGTGCCGAAAAAGCGGCATCTTCAAAGGGCTTAACCATTTCACCTTTTTGAATATATCCCAGGCTTCCGCCTTCCGATGCAGACGGATCCTGAGAAAAAATCCTGGCAAGGTCTTCAAATGTTTCGCCTTCTTCAAGACGAAGCAATATCTCTTCAATCTCTTTACGGACAAGCAGGGTGTCTTCCGAAGATGGCACTTTAGACCAGCTGACACATTGAAGAATTTTTGTCTCAGGGATTTTATATTTTTCTTTATTCTGATTATAATAGTCCCGGATTTCCTCGTCAGTTATTTTTATGGTATCGTTAGGAATTTTATTAGAGGCAACCGTCAGATATTCAATATCATAAAGGACAGTCTCATCAGCATAGACCCGGCGGACATCTTCATCAGTTACAATGATCGTAGCAGCCAGATATTCATTCAGCTTTTCATAGGGGAGAATCCTCCGGATTTCTTCCTCGATAGGCACCCAGTTAATACCATAAGGATTTGAAGGATCTCTGAGAATGTTCAGGTATTTCTGATGATCAAAAAGGCTGTCTGTTTGAAATATTTCAGCCTGCCGGATATATTCCGGGGGATTGTTTTCCAGGTAGAAATAGACCTCTTCGTCTGTAGCTTCCAATCCCAGTTTTTCAATTTCCTGCTGTATCAGAATTTCCTGAACCATCCTTTCAAAGACCTGGTCCTGAAGTCGAACCCGGGTCATTGCATCCAACTCCTGTCCGGTTTGCTCTCTATAGTAGGACATCTGTTGGTTTAAGGCGGACATGTATTGTTCCAGAGTAATTTCCGTCCCATTCACTTCCGCGATAATATTTTTTTGGCTGCGGGAACCATTGATGCCCATACCCCAGCTAAAAAAAATCGTCGCCAGAAATGCGACAATTACGATCCCGAGGATGATTGACATTTTATCCCGCATTTGATTCATGACACCCATATAATCGGTCTCCTGATAATTTATTTTACAAAGCTGGTAAATTTAAAGAAAGGTATAGCGTTTAGCAATTAATTATGGAAGATGGGTTGATACGTTTAGAAATTAAGACGTTGAGAGGTTCATAAATTCTTGGATTCATGAGCTGGGTTGGGGCGGGTGCTTGGGCCAGAATATGGGTAACAGTGATTTATAAATTTTAATGTCCCTATATAGGAAGAACTTTATGATTTGTGATCCCCGGGGACAAAATAATCACACCGGCAATGAGATGCAAGCTTATATTGTTTTTTATATATAATACGAGTCGGGGCTTAGCATTTGGCAGATTTTCATAATCGATTGATTTTGATATAAAATTTCTGTTTATATTTCTCATGAATGCTTATTATTGCTTTTCAGATAAATATTAACCCGTTACCAAAAGGAGATTCACATGGCGTCAATAAAGGGGACCCGGACAGAGCAGAACTTATTGAAAGCATTTGCAGGAGAATCTCAGGCACGGATGCGCTATGATTATTTTGCAAAACAGGCAAAAAAAGAGGGATTGGAACAGATTGCAGCTCTTTTTGAAGAAACAGCTCTCAATGAGAAAGAACATGCAAAGCGTTTCTTCAAATTTCTGGAAGGGGGACCGGTTGAAATTACGGCTATATACCCTGCCGGAAAAATCGGCACAACCCTGGAAAATTTGGAAGCCGCTGCAGAGGGTGAAAAAGAAGAGTGGAAAGAGCTTTATCCTGAATTTGCTAAAGTAGCCGAAGAAGAGGGATTCCAGGATGTGGCTTCGGCTTTTAAACTGATTGCCCGGGTGGAAAAAGCCCATGAAACCCGTTACAGAAAACTCTATGAAAACCTGGAACA contains the following coding sequences:
- a CDS encoding peptidylprolyl isomerase, with translation MGVMNQMRDKMSIILGIVIVAFLATIFFSWGMGINGSRSQKNIIAEVNGTEITLEQYMSALNQQMSYYREQTGQELDAMTRVRLQDQVFERMVQEILIQQEIEKLGLEATDEEVYFYLENNPPEYIRQAEIFQTDSLFDHQKYLNILRDPSNPYGINWVPIEEEIRRILPYEKLNEYLAATIIVTDEDVRRVYADETVLYDIEYLTVASNKIPNDTIKITDEEIRDYYNQNKEKYKIPETKILQCVSWSKVPSSEDTLLVRKEIEEILLRLEEGETFEDLARIFSQDPSASEGGSLGYIQKGEMVKPFEDAAFSAPLHKVVGPVETRFGYHLIRVDDRKVENGEPQVKVSHILLKVDVGPNTLDNLASEARIFTFDAEDQGFEKALNYYKLQADTTHMGVTEDNYYYPGLGFVPDLTRWAFRNKVGAITEQPFETQDKIIVAQIIEEKPESYQSFSELKPTLERQLRQKKKDELSRQIAMELTELEGNLYDLKDENPLTVFGSEEAITLKNPPVQFRNNPVFDELVRMAALNEIVGPVKTSRGYTLIQVMKKSAFDEKGFRIQQESIRQRLRREKETTVIEAFLAKLREKAEVHDYRNKYF
- a CDS encoding rubrerythrin family protein, which produces MASIKGTRTEQNLLKAFAGESQARMRYDYFAKQAKKEGLEQIAALFEETALNEKEHAKRFFKFLEGGPVEITAIYPAGKIGTTLENLEAAAEGEKEEWKELYPEFAKVAEEEGFQDVASAFKLIARVEKAHETRYRKLYENLEQGKVFAKNGKVVWKCRNCGYLHEGSSAPKNCPACLHPQSYFEVMMENY